A single region of the Rhodoligotrophos defluvii genome encodes:
- a CDS encoding ATP-binding cassette domain-containing protein: protein MAELLRTEGLSKHFRGLVANDDIDFAIESGTIRCIIGPNGAGKTTFLSMISGHLAPSAGRIIYKGADITRRSVIQRASIGIGRKFQTPMVFNNLTTAENVELSILRLHRSRQDTAARVDQVLQAVRLTEQRDTLAKHLSHGQRQWLEIGLLLGNESELLLLDEPTAGMTAEETAATGQLVRQLAQDRNLSVIIIEHDIGFIRDLKSPVTVLHLGRVLKEGSFEEIADDPKVRDVYLGADL from the coding sequence ATGGCTGAGCTCTTGCGGACAGAGGGGCTATCGAAGCATTTCCGCGGTCTGGTGGCCAATGACGACATCGACTTCGCCATCGAGTCCGGCACGATCCGCTGCATCATCGGGCCCAACGGCGCTGGCAAGACGACGTTCCTCAGCATGATCTCCGGCCATCTCGCACCCTCCGCCGGCCGGATCATCTACAAGGGCGCCGACATCACCCGGCGATCGGTGATCCAGCGGGCAAGCATCGGCATCGGCCGGAAGTTCCAGACGCCCATGGTGTTCAATAATCTCACCACGGCGGAAAATGTCGAGCTCTCGATCCTCAGGCTTCATCGCTCGCGGCAGGACACCGCAGCGCGCGTCGACCAGGTTCTGCAGGCCGTGCGCCTGACCGAGCAGAGGGACACGCTGGCCAAGCACCTCTCCCACGGCCAGCGGCAGTGGCTGGAGATCGGGCTGCTGCTCGGCAACGAATCCGAGCTATTGCTGCTGGATGAGCCTACCGCGGGAATGACGGCGGAAGAGACGGCGGCCACCGGACAGCTGGTTCGGCAGCTTGCCCAAGACCGCAACCTGTCGGTGATCATCATCGAGCATGACATCGGGTTCATTCGCGACCTCAAGTCGCCGGTCACCGTGCTGCATCTCGGCCGGGTGCTTAAGGAGGGGAGCTTCGAGGAGATTGCGGATGACCCGAAGGTGCGCGACGTCTATCTGGGAGCGGACCTGTGA
- a CDS encoding glycoside hydrolase family 19 protein, whose protein sequence is MTINRETFFAYVRRAPFGGRLTQQQVDGLNAILAHWEAWSQNRDIRWLAYILATVHHETGGKFAPVREAFAGSDKAARKIVARRSYGKVEAAGHVYYGRGLIQLTWLKNYKRLGDLLGVDLVNAPDLALDLDVSIRILFEGMGQGLFTGKGLGDYFNATTDDPISARRIVNGTDKAKLIAGYHKNFLDALRAAKVAVIPPADVSPAAAEPDGAALVKDATIWTGLASAAGGLLTGVLGALDNPWALAGFGIVVIALVILVIARKDLRYRFGA, encoded by the coding sequence ATGACCATCAACCGCGAGACCTTCTTTGCCTATGTGCGCCGGGCACCGTTCGGCGGCAGGCTGACCCAGCAGCAGGTCGACGGGCTCAATGCCATCCTCGCGCATTGGGAAGCCTGGTCTCAGAACAGGGATATCCGCTGGCTGGCCTATATCTTGGCGACGGTACATCACGAGACCGGAGGCAAGTTCGCGCCGGTGCGCGAGGCCTTTGCGGGTAGCGACAAGGCCGCCCGAAAGATCGTGGCCAGGCGAAGCTACGGCAAGGTCGAGGCCGCGGGGCATGTCTATTACGGCCGCGGCCTCATCCAGTTGACCTGGCTCAAGAACTACAAGCGCTTGGGCGATCTGCTCGGGGTCGACCTGGTGAACGCGCCCGACCTGGCGCTCGACCTGGACGTGTCCATTCGCATCTTGTTCGAAGGCATGGGGCAGGGCCTGTTCACCGGCAAGGGCCTGGGGGATTACTTCAACGCCACCACCGATGACCCGATCAGCGCCCGTCGCATCGTCAACGGCACCGACAAGGCTAAGCTAATCGCCGGCTATCACAAGAACTTCCTCGATGCGCTCAGGGCAGCCAAGGTCGCCGTCATCCCGCCGGCCGACGTCTCACCGGCCGCAGCCGAGCCAGATGGCGCGGCGCTGGTGAAGGACGCCACGATTTGGACCGGCCTTGCTTCGGCTGCCGGTGGGCTGCTCACCGGGGTGCTCGGCGCGCTCGATAACCCATGGGCACTCGCCGGCTTCGGCATCGTGGTGATCGCCCTCGTGATCCTCGTCATCGCGCGCAAGGACCTGCGCTACAGGTTCGGAGCCTGA
- a CDS encoding ABC transporter ATP-binding protein, with protein sequence MSLTVEQLSAGYGNIGVLRDLSFSLEKGEVLGVLGRNGMGKTTLIRALAGTIPTARGAIVLDGEDITALPDYQRARRGITTIVQGRGMFPKLTVRENLEMGRIAGGRAKRDRRDEVLSYFPRLAERLNQLAGTMSGGEQQMLAIGRGLMTDPKIMLLDEPSDGIMPTLVRQIAETLARINREEGMTIIIVEQNVPMVFGMAHRCIILEKGRIVAGGTKDDIAESNLIREYLAI encoded by the coding sequence GTGAGCCTGACGGTTGAGCAGCTCAGCGCGGGGTACGGCAATATCGGTGTTCTGCGCGACTTGTCCTTCAGCCTGGAAAAGGGGGAGGTGCTGGGCGTTCTCGGCCGTAACGGCATGGGCAAGACCACGCTGATCCGGGCGCTTGCCGGGACCATCCCCACCGCCAGGGGCGCGATCGTTCTCGATGGGGAAGACATAACCGCCCTGCCGGATTACCAGCGGGCGCGGCGGGGGATCACGACCATCGTCCAGGGCCGCGGCATGTTCCCCAAGCTGACCGTGCGCGAGAACCTTGAGATGGGGCGCATTGCCGGCGGCCGGGCGAAGCGCGACCGGCGCGACGAGGTGCTGAGCTATTTCCCGCGCCTGGCCGAGCGCCTGAACCAGCTCGCCGGCACCATGAGCGGGGGCGAGCAGCAGATGCTCGCCATCGGCCGCGGCCTGATGACCGATCCCAAGATCATGCTGCTCGACGAGCCTTCCGACGGCATCATGCCCACGCTTGTGCGCCAGATCGCGGAGACATTGGCCAGGATCAACCGCGAGGAGGGCATGACCATCATCATCGTCGAGCAGAACGTGCCGATGGTGTTCGGCATGGCTCATCGCTGCATCATCCTGGAGAAGGGCCGGATCGTCGCCGGCGGCACCAAGGACGACATCGCCGAGAGCAATCTGATCAGGGAATATCTCGCCATCTGA
- a CDS encoding branched-chain amino acid ABC transporter permease, with protein MSDTVVERHAKTAAGWRSVSGDIKLAAVLFALLALVPAVIGGYAVYILPQYLLFGVLAMSLGLLWGLGGIVSFGQAAFFAIGGYSMGLAMQAGFGPAGAYLGLICAALAGAVLAGLAGYFLFSAGVRATYFVLVTLALSIIVEQAAVSQSQLTGGWNGMFVDRMSLNFGPLGEISLYEDAAAYYFILPIVALIFFGLRALSVSRFGKILVGIRENEDRMMALGYSVSFYKTLAFSLSGALAGFAGALYATHANFVSPSLAGVLFSTEVVVWVAIGGRTSLLGALLGGVAVSALSNYLSSVTPEYWQLVLGIIFVLVILFFKEGLAGLARSLADRLHRTRADG; from the coding sequence ATGAGCGATACCGTGGTCGAACGGCACGCCAAGACCGCTGCGGGATGGCGTTCGGTGAGCGGCGACATCAAGCTCGCAGCTGTCCTGTTCGCGCTTCTGGCGCTGGTCCCGGCGGTGATCGGCGGCTATGCAGTTTACATCCTGCCGCAATATCTGCTGTTCGGCGTGCTGGCCATGTCGCTGGGCCTGCTCTGGGGTCTCGGCGGCATCGTCAGCTTCGGGCAGGCGGCGTTCTTCGCTATCGGCGGCTACAGCATGGGGCTTGCCATGCAGGCGGGTTTCGGCCCCGCAGGCGCGTATCTCGGCCTGATCTGCGCCGCGCTCGCCGGCGCGGTGCTAGCCGGGCTTGCCGGGTATTTCCTGTTCAGCGCCGGGGTGCGTGCCACCTATTTCGTTCTGGTGACGCTCGCCCTCTCGATCATCGTCGAACAGGCGGCAGTGAGCCAGTCACAGCTGACTGGCGGCTGGAACGGCATGTTCGTGGACCGCATGTCCTTGAACTTCGGCCCCTTAGGCGAAATTTCGCTCTATGAGGATGCGGCCGCCTATTATTTTATCCTGCCGATCGTGGCGCTCATCTTCTTCGGCCTGCGCGCGCTGTCGGTCTCGCGCTTCGGCAAGATCCTGGTGGGCATCCGCGAGAACGAAGACCGGATGATGGCGCTCGGCTACAGCGTCTCATTTTACAAGACGCTCGCCTTCAGCCTATCCGGCGCGCTGGCCGGGTTCGCCGGCGCGCTCTATGCAACCCATGCCAACTTCGTATCGCCCTCGCTGGCGGGCGTGCTGTTCTCGACCGAGGTCGTGGTCTGGGTCGCAATCGGCGGCCGCACCTCGCTGCTCGGGGCGCTGCTCGGCGGTGTGGCCGTTTCGGCGCTGTCCAATTATCTCAGCAGCGTCACGCCCGAATATTGGCAGCTCGTGCTGGGCATCATCTTCGTCCTGGTCATTCTGTTCTTCAAGGAAGGCCTTGCCGGCCTCGCACGGAGCCTCGCCGACCGCCTCCACAGGACGCGTGCCGATGGCTGA